DNA sequence from the Armigeres subalbatus isolate Guangzhou_Male chromosome 1, GZ_Asu_2, whole genome shotgun sequence genome:
GAAATGGAAAAAATGcgtgagcaaaaagcacgtccgtACGCACTTATGTCACAAACTGGAATGACAGAAGGCAGAAGAAATTACACTTGAAAAGATTACACTTGAGAAGATTGCTTTTTACATGGAtttctttcaaaacattctgCTTTCACCCAGTTTAAGGTCACTtttcacggaatccaagtttcaaagtgctggcgttttcgggggcacaccactcgatacggaagcaacgcacaactgtcatttttattatttcacgcatgttgcgacgcagcaaagctaaatcaacaaaaatgacagttgtgagtCGTATCCGTAACGAGTGGTGTGcacccgaaaacgcgagcatcttggattccgtgaggagtgtccttaacaTACAATAAAAATTGGGGTCTCTTTCCCATTATTCGCATAAATAAAGAGATAAAAAACCGTTTGACACAACACGCATGCCACTACTTATTTACAGCTCTACAAATGCAACACTTCCCGGCCTTCTGGGGTCGAATGCTGCAGACACTTGACCATCGTCTTCCCTGGCCACCGCAGTCATTGTAGCCACTCTTTGTACCATTTTCATCGAATGTCCTCGAGCTACCAACTGCTGTATTACATTAGGATCCACGCCTCTTTCGTACTCCACTTCCATCGGTGCCAACTGGTGGTGTATTCGGAACCCGTCCATTGAAGCCTGCAAACTCTGGCCGAAGAACACCTTGCGTAGAACTACCTGCAGCGTTGCCGTAGTAATTCTTGTTCCACCGGCACCTCCTGCGATCAACCGGACGTTTCCAGCGCCATCCAACACGATTGTAGGAGACATGGATGAAAGAGGGCACTTGCCCGGAGCAATGAAGTTGGCAGGCGATGCAGGGACACCGAAAATGTTGATTACTCCGGGAACAGAAAAGTCGTCCATTTCACCGTTGAGGATGATGCCCGTCCGAGGGGATCGCAGCTGGGCACCGAAACTACAGTATGTGGAATGTTACGCATGTGTAAGGCCATATGATTATTTAGTGACTTACTAATCATTGATGGTACTTGTTACAGAGACGGCATCTCCATTTGGAGCCAACACGGAAATGTGTGCCGTTCCATGGTCGTCCGAAGGTGCAAAATCTGCACCATAATAGTCGTAATCGTAGAACGTTCGATCATCTTCGATTTTGTCTCTAATGTAGTCCGCGTATGCTGCATCTGTGAGATTATGGACCAGCTCCTCAATACTCGGAACAAACTCAGGGTCGCCAAGATGGGTACGAGCACCGTAGGCATGCTTGAACGTCTCCACCACTCGTTGCCATGTTACAGGATCTTTCAGGTGAAGATCTACGTATCCGTTAAGAACATTCAGCATGTGCACCAAGATGGTTCCTCCTCCCGGCAGAGCGGCACTGTAAACAGCGTTGTTTCCGCGTACCTTCGTTGACACAGGATCAAACCAACGAGGTCTAAATTGAATGGATGGTTTGAATAAAACGGAAACGTCAAATCAGGAATACTCACTCGTAATTAAAGAAGTCCTCTTCTGTTAAAATGCTCCCGAATTCATGTAAGTCATACATCAGTTTCGGAAGAAGAGATCCAGTTGGAGAGTACAATGCATCTGCACCCTCATTGGCGATTACTTTGAGAGTTTCTGCGAAGTCAGGTCTGTAAATACGATCACCTTCTTTCCACACATCACCGGTTTCGGGGTTCACGTAAATCTCTCGCAGTGATGGAGTATTCAAAATCTCTTCCCTAATGTCTAGCAGAGCATCTTCCATGTACGGATTGACAATATGACCTTTATAGCATAGCTCAATCGACGGCTCAATCAATTGTTTCCAAGGCAGATTACCAAAATGCTTATGCAGAACCCAGTATCCTTTTAGTGCGCCAGGCACCGCTATTGCCAGCGCACCGTGCGCTGTCCCATTCTTGAAGTTGACAAACATGTCCTCTGTGGCAGCTCGAGCAGCTATCTCCCGAGCATCCATCACCACCACCTCCCTAGTTTCTCGTTTATACAACGTAAGCAGAAACCCACCGCCAATTCCGGCACTCTCCGGGCAGGCTATCTCTTCGCATATCATCATTGCAATCGCGGCGTCAGCTGCTGAGCCACCTGCCCGTAAAATATTTGCCCCAATCGGAGCGCACTCGTATGCATTGGAGGCAACCGCCCCAACCTGCTTGGGGCTATCATCGTCGTCGCCGACAAATACTGCAGCGACGGTTATCACTGCCACGCTTATGACGGTACAAGCCACAATCAGAAACAATTTCTTCTGACTGATTTTCAATCTGGAAGAGTAATGAATGGCTGTAATCTACTACTGATAGGCATACCACACACGATCTAAGCCAGATTTACATCATTGTACAACCACTTTGTTTGTTTGCTGACACTTGACTAACTTTTGCAGTCTCAGGGTATATGCACGTCGGTTTCAGCTTTCAAGTGTAGCTTCTCGACTGTCGTGTGTGAATAATTAGACACAACAACTAGTTTTCACGACATTTACTGGACCACTGAGCTGGCCAGCGTTCGTTGATTTGGGaaaagagtgagaagtaagtgcTTTTAGCTCTCGGGAGACATCTTTATCATTTACGATAGGTTCGGCGGGTCTCATATGTACAGTGTTAAGAGTATCATTAACAAAGATTGTGAAATATGTATTTCGGTATTCATTGAATTCGAttgaaataaatcgaaaattttaaaatttacttACCACTTacgggccatccacaaagtacgtcacgttTTAAGTGAAGGGGATGGGGCTTCGAAAAAcgtgatgattcatacaaatacaAAACAATTAATACAAAAAGCTAGACGAAAGGAGAAGGGGGGTACTTCATTCCTAGCTCGTTTTGATTTTACGAATGCTTCAAATATTTAGATTAAGTATTTTCTTGTTCCATTTCCAATATTATTACATAATTAATACTAAGAAGGGCAGGGTTGGTTCGCTCTGAGGAGAAATCAAAGTGTAAGTGTAAAAACTTCTCTTTCTCAATTCGTTTTCCAAGTGAATTGTGCAGGAATACACTTTCTCTTTATATGGAGGGGCGTGTGTCATATCCACTCTTTATCACACAAACGCACAAGtgtaaagaaaacagaaaaatgtCAATTGTAAACAGTCAATAAGGCATACATTAAGGCTGAGTCCTAAATCTTCAATGGAAATTAACGTTTTATGCGCCTGAACATAGACCTTTTTTATATACAACAGCAAAACACACGCGACTGAAAAAGTTCTCACTCTTTACCGATCATGTTTCTCCCGGCTTGAAATACACCCAAGTGTAAGCGCTCGCAAGTGTGAATCGATACACTTCTCTTTATAGGTAAGAGCTCCACACATTTCAAggcaaaaagtgagaaatgaccaaCTCTGACTAAGGGTCAGCATTCGTACTTTTTGCTTTGATGAGATGAAATCGATCGATCGAGGAGAATTATTTTTTGTAGTTTGTGGTGAAAAACATATTTCACTCATACCTCTTTTCTCTAGAACAAAcctggaagataaacgaaaatcatgCTTACTTTATGAAAAATCGTATAATTATTTTAATGCCGAGTTTCTTTTTAGAATTAGCTAATTCTAGTGGGTATAGCTGTACATGTATCATTTTTACTGGAAACGAAATCCCCATTGTGATATACAGCAGAAATTGAAATGTGCATATCTTTCGATTTAGTTATCATAAATCACTTTTCCGTAAATCCTATACTAGATCGTTGCAAATAGTAACTGTTTATgagaaattatcaaaatttgaaaaaagtgtATGTATAACTTTTTCCTGACTGTAACGTGATTCGAATCTAGGCCACCACCAAAAATGGCGATGGGATGCGGTCACtgacatactttggactccgcaagacgcttcgatcgaatagagttctcgcttaacttttcaaaaggacctaagtaacatattttcatgaattcatttgaatagcgcaatcaatagaaaaacatg
Encoded proteins:
- the LOC134205694 gene encoding glutathione hydrolase 1 proenzyme-like codes for the protein MILKISQKKLFLIVACTVISVAVITVAAVFVGDDDDSPKQVGAVASNAYECAPIGANILRAGGSAADAAIAMMICEEIACPESAGIGGGFLLTLYKRETREVVVMDAREIAARAATEDMFVNFKNGTAHGALAIAVPGALKGYWVLHKHFGNLPWKQLIEPSIELCYKGHIVNPYMEDALLDIREEILNTPSLREIYVNPETGDVWKEGDRIYRPDFAETLKVIANEGADALYSPTGSLLPKLMYDLHEFGSILTEEDFFNYEPRWFDPVSTKVRGNNAVYSAALPGGGTILVHMLNVLNGYVDLHLKDPVTWQRVVETFKHAYGARTHLGDPEFVPSIEELVHNLTDAAYADYIRDKIEDDRTFYDYDYYGADFAPSDDHGTAHISVLAPNGDAVSVTSTINDYFGAQLRSPRTGIILNGEMDDFSVPGVINIFGVPASPANFIAPGKCPLSSMSPTIVLDGAGNVRLIAGGAGGTRITTATLQVVLRKVFFGQSLQASMDGFRIHHQLAPMEVEYERGVDPNVIQQLVARGHSMKMVQRVATMTAVAREDDGQVSAAFDPRRPGSVAFVEL